The nucleotide sequence TCGCGCGACTCTATAGAAGTATTGCCCTCGTCATCCGAATTAATGCTGTAGTGAAAACTGAAAAAGGAATTTGGAAAGATAAGTTTTATGGGGACCATTAACAGGCAGGCAACACATGCTGGCATCAgggttttttcttttcctattGTTGTAGCTCGAAGACATTTTAGGGGTTGGCCAGGTAGTCGGTCAGGCGTCTGCCTGCTGATTTTCACTTACTTGTGAACCGTCAAGCGTTTTTCGATGTGCAGTCGATGCGATTGCTAAAGCAAATAGAAAAATTAGGGATCACATGTGGGACTTAAAGGACTGTACTTGGTGGCAGAGATTGTGGGTACTTACCTTTAGCGAGGGGCAGGAGTTCGAGGCCTGCTCATTGGGCGATAGGCGCTCTGGAGTGCACGGTGCATCCTGCGCTTCGGAGGACTTGGGGAACTCCCAGGTGTAGACTTTGTCCCGAATGGTGATCTTTCCCCCATGGAGCAGCGGACGCTTGCCGTGGATGACCACATCGTTCAGGTGGATGGGGTCCTCGCTGGACTTGTTGTAGATTATGACCTAGGTGACGAAATCGCGGGACGTTTAGGTCGGCTGTTTGGGTCTCACTTCAATACAAACTCACCCTGCCGAAGGCGTCACAGTTTATTTCGCAAATCAGGCGCTCCTCCTGCGGCCCCTCCAGGATGAGGTCGCAGTTGTAGTAGGAGCCCACCTGGAAGGTGCGTCCCTTGGCTGCCAGCACCACGGTCTCGCCATTTTCGTCTTCGTAGCGCAGCCTAGCGCCTTCAAGCGACATTTTCCGAGCGGCGTCTCAAATGCGGCTTGGGTGCGGGGAAAACGAATACCGAAGCGAATGCAATGAAAAGCCGCACAGCTATTGGGAAATCTCGGACACTGCGGTTACAATTAAACACTTCCTCCACTATCTATACACTGATTTCTATCACACTCTTCCATTAATCGCCTTTTTAACGGCCAACATCACGAGATTGCCGCAGTCAGTTAATTGTAGCGAAAACTCTGTGcaggaattttttttttgcaatggACGCGCAAGTCATGCCAACCCTGTTCGAATGCGCCGGCTTATGCGTTACGTTTGAATTTAAGGGCGCGGGAGCTGGCAACTTGGTTTCGGCAAAGGTGGGTTCTCAGTTAATGGTTATTAAGGGTGGTTAATTGTAAGCACGATCATGTTAATAACTCCTTGTATGATAACTCCACATGATATTTTAATCACATTGGAAAAACGAATTCAGATATTTTTAGTTGTCAACAATAAAATGCAGCCCTGGCAGGGCAAGCCGGTCTAGCAGTGTTGTAAAGCAGCAGGCACAGTACAGTTAGAAGCAGCGAAAAGAGCGCGAAACACAAAGTTCTCAGAAACAAAAGTTGTTTAtgtatataacaaaaataggTAAAAAGTTGACGtgtattaaataaaaatgtattaaagcGAGTGCCCCATCACCATATTCATAATGCTAGCATTGGTTCTGGGCTTGTAAATATGTCTATTTCTGTATTGtgatattttaatatattatttattaaattgaatattgactcgtaaacatttttttttgtataaaacTATGCTCAAAATGGGTACATTATCTACAAAGCTTGTACGGCGAAACCATGTCAGAAAATATCGAATGTACCTCACTGACCTAACCTATCGATAGAACTTGCAAGGTGCAAGTGCCATCCCTAGACTAGAGCCggaataaaacaaaaattcgCAACAAAAGGCGAGGAAATTGCAAAAAGTACATAAACAATGGACTCCGACGCAGCACAGAAGACCTGGGAGCTGGAGAACAACATCCAGACGTTACCCAGCTGCGATGAAATCTTCCGCTACGACGCGGAGCAGCAGCGCCAGATCATCGACGCAAAGCCCTGGGAGAAGGATCCGCACTTCTTCAAGGACATCAAGATCTCGGCTCTGGCTCTCCTGAAGATGGTGATGCACGCCCGCTCGGGTGGCACACTGGAGGTGATGGGCCTGATGCTGGGCAAGGTGGAGGACAACACAATGGTTAGTCGTCGGTTTTGGGAGATGTGGAGTTTTCCAACTTAAAGACGCTTTACTTCCTTGCAGATCGTGATGGATGCATTTGCACTGCCAGTAGAGGGAACTGAGACCCGCGTGAATGCCCAGGCCCAAGCCTACGAGTACATGACAGCCTATATGGAGGCGGCCAAGGAGGTTGGTCGCATGGAACACGCCGTGGGCTGGTACCACAGCCATCCCGGCTACGGCTGCTGGCTATCCGGCATCGATGTGTCAACACAGATGCTCAATCAGACGTACCAGGAGCCCTTCGTGGCCATTGTGGTCGATCCAGTGCGCACTGTGTCCGCTGGCAAGGTCTGTCTGGGTGCATTCCGTACCTATCCAAAGGGTTATAAGCCACCGAATGAGGAGCCCTCGGAGTACCAAACCATCCCGCTGAACAAGATCGAGGACTTTGGTGTTCACTGCAAGCAGTACTATCCCCTGGAAATCAGCTACTTCAAGTCGGCACTCGATCGCAAGCTGCTCGACTCACTGTGGAACAAGTACTGGGTAAACACGCTGGGCAGCTCCGGTTTGCTAACCAACACAGAGTACACCACTGGACAGATTATGGACCTTTCCGAGAAGCTGGAGCAGAGTGAGAACTTCTTAGGTCGCGGTACATAACGAGTCTAGGTGAAGAATGGTGCATTTAACTAATAGTTTTGCCATTAACAGGAACCGATGTCAACGAGAAACGCTCCGAGGACAAGCTGTCCAAGGCCACGCGAGACTGCAGCCGCTCAACCATTGAACTGATACACGGCTTGATGGCTCAGATCGTTAAGGACCAACTCTTCAACAAGGTCGGACTGGGCAAATAGATCAAGACTTAAGATATTGCATATTCctaatgaaatttttaaacaaactGGATTTTCTATGCGAACAGGCGATTTATGAGCCCTTTTCCTGGGGAATATTTTAAGTAAGTCAAGCTTATCCAAAATAAACATAGAGGCGCCTCTTAGGCGGATATAACATCTGAAAGCCGTATTCACTTAATGAGGAATGTTGACCCTTTTTATATTACTTCTTGCTTATTTTCAATTGAatacattaatattaatttactatatctaaaaatatattacctAAAAGAATGGtaatcttttaaaaaaatatacaaatacgGTGGTCGAAATGAGAATGAAGTCATCATATAATTTAAGGTTATTTACAGATAAATATAAATCTTCGTAATTCCTTAGAAATAATTACACTTGGTAAACACAGCATTCTCACAATCCAATTTCTGAAAACATCAATTAAAAGACGCCggataaatatatatctttttaaGTGGTTTAGAATTTAGTAAACCGAGACGCCATCAAAGGAGCATCTGAATGCTTTCGATTCGAATTCGGCTTAAATTATTTGGCGATTTTTTCGACGTAAATGTTACAAAGTCTGGTTATCGTCGTGTGGTGACCGCAACTTCTTCCTTATCATCAATCAAATGGTTTCATAATTTCCATCGTTTGGCGTATTTTACGACTTTTATTCCTCGATTGCGTGTCTCGCGATGGGCTGGTGGACATCCTAGTAGACCCAAAGTCTACGTCTACCCCAGGGATTATAAGCTACAAGTGAGATGTCAACGCCCTTCCAGCACGTGGCCCAATCTAATTGGACAAGCAAGCGGGTGTTGAAGAAGAGCACTAATTAAATACGTTGTCACGTTTATGGCTGTTGTGAAGTACCAAAAAAACGGGGGTGCTAATGCAAATACCAGTCCTGCCTAACCGTTATCATCACTTCCGCCAGGAATGCCCATTAAAATGTCAACATTTATGTTTGTGCGTCCCAAGATTTATACTGTGGCATTTTTTAATCCTCTTAAACGTAAATGTAAATTGTGGCATATTACAAGCCAAAAAAATCCCCACATCAACAGgaaaataatcaaaataacaAGAATTTGTAACGTATTTGGGGGAAGGCCACAGAAACCTTTATAAAGATTTACGTGACAAACTCTACGGGCTATCCGTTTGTGCGTGTAAGTTATTCATGTAAAAGCAATAAaactttcatttttttatgttttatcgAAAAGTAACAGTCAATTGGCATCAACAAGGAGCAATGACATGAAATGTAACACTACCGACGGGGGCTAAACCCTCCACTTAGCAAATGGGGGAGGAGGAGTCTAAACCGATTGCCGAGGGACTATAAAAGTCGGGGCCACAAACGACAGGCGCTTCATTCGCGTCCTGGATGCGAGCAGCGAAGCTTGGAATTTACGATACACAAAGTCCACATTTGTTAAGGATATCACGGCAACATCAGCATCCTCTCCAAAGTCGTGAGCACCCATCCAATAAAAATCAGAGTAACAACAATGGATAATGTGTTCGTGTGTATATTGCCTTGGGAACTGTAGTCAGCATATGTGCCCCCAGATTGTGTGTGCTTTTATTGAATTTGCATGgagttataaataaattagccCCAGCATATTACCAACTAAAACTAAAGTTAAAGCAACACGAAGAAGGTCGACAAGGTGCCTGAATAATAATCTGAGATTCAAACTAAAGGCAAAACCACAGTGACCTGTTGAACAAGGtatgtttaatttgaataatcTTGTACAATAAACTTTTTAAAcacctttttttaatgttaaagCGTAAAATTAACAAACGTCTTTTATTTTATGCACTACATACATGTAATCCAGAGTTATTAATCAAAAGTAATGCATGGAAAACTAATACACTATTATAAATAATACGAACTACTAAAGTCCGAGTGGTAAATTCTTAATGgaatgttttttatatatttattttcagaaATATCAGCCATGTACGGAATGCTTTACGAGAGTGTTCAGCACTATGTGCAGGAGGAGTATGGAGTCGACATTTGGAAAAAGGTGTGTCATATCATCGACTGCAAGCACAACAGCTTCAAGACGCACCAGATTTATCCGGACAAGCTGATGCCGGACATCGCCGAGGCTTTGTCCGCCTGCACGGGCGAGTCCTTTGACTTCTGCATGAACTTCTTTGGACGATGTTTTGTGCGCTTCTTCAGTAACTTTGGCTACGACAAAATGATTCGCTCCACAGGGCGCTATTTCTGCGATTTCCTGCAGTCCATAGACAACATCCATCTGATTATGCGGTTTACCTACCCCAAGatgaagtcgcccagcatgCAGTTGACTGCCATGGATGACAACGGAGCTGTGATTCTTTACAGGAGCAGTCGCACAGGCATGTCCAAGTACCTGATTGGCCAGATGACAGAGGTCGCTCGTGAGTTCTACGGCCTGGAGATCAAGGCCTATGTGATCGAGAGCCAGAACGATATCAGCGGAGGTACAGCCGGACCCATCAAGCTTACGGAAGGTCCTTTGACCGTGATTGTAAAGTATCGGCTGGACTTTGACAACCGGGAGTATATGGCCAAACGCGTCAATACGGAGGCCCATCCCTCGCAGCTGAAGATGCCCACTGTGAAACTGGACGTATTTCTTGACCTGTTTCCCTTCACCTTTGTCCTGAACCACGAAATGAAAATCACGCATGCTGGAGAGAAGATCGTGGAGACGTGGATTATGCATAATCCCGGGGCCAACCCAAAGGGCTTCTTCGGTACTCATGTCATGGACCTATTTCACTGTCGACGTCCAAAGGACACCACTATCGATTGGGATACCCTCATCCAGATGAGAGCGGTCCTCTTTGAGTTTGAGTTGATTCGTACGGGTCACAACCGCGCTGCCTACGACGCCGTCTTAAACATGGATTTTGAGAACTACGACGAAATGGATTTGAACGAGGCTCAGACAATGGCACTGGCAAAGGCCAAGGAGTTCAACGAAGCCCATCCTGCGGACGCAGACGAAGCCTCGGGAGAGGACGAGATCGACCCGGCCACGGGGGAACGTCGGTCCTCTCAGGGTCTGAGGTCTATCCTGCTGAAGGGTCAGATGTTCTATATCAAAGACGTAGATTCGCTGATCTTCCTCTGCAGTCCTCTTATCGAAAATCTGGATGAACTGCACGGAATTGGTCTGTACCTGAACGATCTGAATCCCCATGGTCTGAGTCGGGAGTTGGTCATGGCTGGGTGGCAGCACTGCTCCAAGCTGGAGATTATGTTTGAGAAGGAAGAGCAGCGATCGGATGAACTGGAAAAGTCCTTGCAACTGGCAGATTCCTGGAAACGGCAGGGGGATGAGCTCTTGTACTCCATGATTCCGCGTCCCATTGCAGAGAGAATGCGGTTCAGCCAGGAGCAGGTCTGCCAGAGTTTCGAGGAAGTATCCGTAATTTTCCTGGAGGTGATGAACGTCTACGATGAAGGATTGAATAGCATTCAGGGAGCCATGCAGGCGGTGAACACCTTGAACAAGGTATTCTCGGCACTGGACGAAGAGATCATCTCTCCATTTGTGTATAAAGTTGAGACCGTGGGCATGGTTTACATGGCGGTTTCGGGTGCTCCTGATGTGAATCCCCTCCACGCGGAGCACGCCTGTGATTTGGCCCTAAGGGTGATGAAGAAGTTTAAGGGTCACGAGTTGGATGACGTGGCCATTCGGGTTGGCATCAATTCAGGACCCGTGGTGGCCGGAGTCGTGGGTCAAAAGGTCCCGCGATACTGCCTGTTCGGGGACACCGTTAACACCGCCTCGCGAATGGAGAGCAGCAGCGATCCCTGGAAGATCCAACTATCGAAGTACACCGGCGATAAAGTGAGCCAAGTGGGATATAAAGTGGAGTCACGCGGCACCGTCAAGGTCAAAGGCAAGGGCGAGATGGAGACTTATTGGCTGCTGGAGGGACCTGAGGGTTAAGGATAAAGAATATTGAATGCACCTCAACGTTTAGCACCATGCACTTAAAAATTGTTCGACACCTGTGGCTTCTGTAATTCGTTGCAATAAAAGAGAACTAAACTCTTTACTTATTGTGTTTAAAATGGGTGAATATCAAAAATGAATCATCAATTGGAACTATTAGACAAAACTCAAACACAAAGTTATTTTCAtcaaaattaatttctgaaaatatctttaatcgtgaaatttatttttcctttACTTTACTTCAATGGCTCATATTTCTGTAATATTCTCCATCCTGCCGACTCAATTACAAGCTAAATTTACTTCCCGCCTTCTTAATTTTCAACAGACAACCCCCATTTCCGAAA is from Drosophila suzukii chromosome 3, CBGP_Dsuzu_IsoJpt1.0, whole genome shotgun sequence and encodes:
- the CSN5 gene encoding COP9 signalosome complex subunit 5; the protein is MDSDAAQKTWELENNIQTLPSCDEIFRYDAEQQRQIIDAKPWEKDPHFFKDIKISALALLKMVMHARSGGTLEVMGLMLGKVEDNTMIVMDAFALPVEGTETRVNAQAQAYEYMTAYMEAAKEVGRMEHAVGWYHSHPGYGCWLSGIDVSTQMLNQTYQEPFVAIVVDPVRTVSAGKVCLGAFRTYPKGYKPPNEEPSEYQTIPLNKIEDFGVHCKQYYPLEISYFKSALDRKLLDSLWNKYWVNTLGSSGLLTNTEYTTGQIMDLSEKLEQSENFLGRGTDVNEKRSEDKLSKATRDCSRSTIELIHGLMAQIVKDQLFNKVGLGK
- the Gyc89Da gene encoding soluble guanylate cyclase 89Da, which codes for MYGMLYESVQHYVQEEYGVDIWKKVCHIIDCKHNSFKTHQIYPDKLMPDIAEALSACTGESFDFCMNFFGRCFVRFFSNFGYDKMIRSTGRYFCDFLQSIDNIHLIMRFTYPKMKSPSMQLTAMDDNGAVILYRSSRTGMSKYLIGQMTEVAREFYGLEIKAYVIESQNDISGGTAGPIKLTEGPLTVIVKYRLDFDNREYMAKRVNTEAHPSQLKMPTVKLDVFLDLFPFTFVLNHEMKITHAGEKIVETWIMHNPGANPKGFFGTHVMDLFHCRRPKDTTIDWDTLIQMRAVLFEFELIRTGHNRAAYDAVLNMDFENYDEMDLNEAQTMALAKAKEFNEAHPADADEASGEDEIDPATGERRSSQGLRSILLKGQMFYIKDVDSLIFLCSPLIENLDELHGIGLYLNDLNPHGLSRELVMAGWQHCSKLEIMFEKEEQRSDELEKSLQLADSWKRQGDELLYSMIPRPIAERMRFSQEQVCQSFEEVSVIFLEVMNVYDEGLNSIQGAMQAVNTLNKVFSALDEEIISPFVYKVETVGMVYMAVSGAPDVNPLHAEHACDLALRVMKKFKGHELDDVAIRVGINSGPVVAGVVGQKVPRYCLFGDTVNTASRMESSSDPWKIQLSKYTGDKVSQVGYKVESRGTVKVKGKGEMETYWLLEGPEG